Proteins encoded together in one Acidimicrobiales bacterium window:
- a CDS encoding toll/interleukin-1 receptor domain-containing protein, protein MIGVFDDLDDRLTAALVRMLDSDPALTKDEALTRIERVAVDGGLPEARPKLRRVADRVVRHAVLHPGWLQERGFRTFGFLANVRPGMLEQLIRQSEQVRTGVSHYVVYGSWDTIVLLHGTAAESHQLHSSLAVGANDEPAQITVENVVMAYRQIVPQLRTSYTTVTQETANALVEDFDAPESSGDREQLLKSGHILGSTWMPADANLYPVEAFVGLSLRGRSPVGPVEVLELLLRHDALRQTLVHVFQIRQGWPFHYFLKLCCLNMLELDEATNAIGATTRGDVRFEGLTLVVASGTEQFPMFRDADVTGLPLGPDLTSMVQAGERVFARLPADHQVAFNQLDEDRQITAVKSLAQLGDRLDAAALSVKTRARLESALSTFSRECILNAAEPNLTGAATEVATTIEGELKRLLSRLGHAVYGRNMSRLQTELRLPTKVVRNLTLAKVVQALQAAQDHTDFKQLSDLIDEVWLERVDRFVDARNRWAHDAVGGNVGTQQLIDEAHRTIMEAIELADWIEERLALLNEASEPPVVAADPTEPAALDLAATPIGRDLGVFISHASGDKATVERIAMGLKAFGHKSWYSEWELQTGDSIVTRIEAALARSDTLLVVLSQKSVVSQWVRRELNTALMTQLSGGHDIEVIPVIIEDCEIPPLLRDIFYVDLRSNFEEGLLKLLEKLRLRKERASAG, encoded by the coding sequence GTGATCGGCGTCTTCGACGACCTCGACGACCGGCTCACCGCGGCGTTGGTCCGGATGCTCGACTCCGATCCGGCACTCACCAAGGACGAGGCGCTGACCCGCATCGAGCGAGTCGCCGTGGACGGAGGGCTGCCGGAGGCCCGCCCGAAGCTGCGACGTGTGGCCGACCGTGTCGTCCGGCATGCCGTCCTCCACCCGGGCTGGCTGCAGGAGCGGGGGTTCAGGACGTTCGGCTTCCTAGCCAATGTCCGGCCAGGGATGCTGGAGCAGCTGATCCGTCAGAGCGAGCAGGTGCGCACGGGGGTGTCCCACTACGTCGTCTACGGTTCTTGGGACACCATCGTGCTGCTGCACGGCACGGCTGCCGAGTCCCACCAGCTCCACTCCAGCCTGGCAGTGGGTGCCAACGACGAGCCGGCGCAGATCACGGTGGAGAACGTGGTCATGGCGTACCGACAGATCGTGCCCCAGCTGAGGACCTCGTACACGACGGTCACGCAGGAGACGGCCAACGCCCTGGTCGAGGACTTCGACGCCCCGGAGTCGAGCGGCGACCGCGAGCAGCTGCTCAAGTCCGGCCACATCCTGGGATCGACGTGGATGCCGGCCGACGCCAACCTCTATCCCGTGGAGGCGTTCGTCGGCCTCTCGTTGCGCGGTCGCTCCCCCGTGGGGCCCGTCGAGGTGCTCGAGCTGCTCCTCCGGCACGACGCTCTGCGCCAGACGCTGGTCCACGTCTTCCAGATCAGGCAGGGTTGGCCATTCCACTACTTCCTCAAGCTCTGTTGCCTGAACATGCTGGAGCTCGACGAAGCCACGAACGCGATCGGCGCCACCACCCGCGGCGACGTCCGCTTCGAGGGACTGACGCTCGTGGTGGCCAGTGGAACCGAGCAGTTCCCGATGTTCAGGGACGCCGACGTGACCGGGTTGCCGCTAGGCCCCGACCTCACGTCGATGGTCCAGGCCGGTGAGCGCGTGTTCGCCCGGCTGCCTGCCGATCACCAGGTAGCCTTCAACCAGCTCGACGAGGACCGCCAGATCACCGCGGTAAAGAGCCTGGCACAGCTCGGCGATCGTCTCGATGCGGCGGCCCTGAGCGTGAAGACGCGGGCACGGCTGGAGTCCGCGCTCTCCACCTTCTCGCGCGAGTGCATCCTCAACGCAGCCGAGCCGAACCTCACAGGCGCCGCCACCGAGGTCGCCACGACGATCGAGGGAGAGCTCAAGCGCCTGCTGTCGCGGCTGGGGCACGCGGTCTACGGACGGAACATGTCACGGCTCCAGACCGAGCTGAGGCTGCCCACGAAGGTCGTCCGGAACCTGACGCTCGCCAAGGTGGTCCAGGCCCTCCAGGCGGCGCAGGACCACACGGACTTCAAGCAGCTGTCCGACCTGATCGACGAGGTGTGGCTCGAACGCGTCGACCGCTTCGTCGACGCCCGCAACCGGTGGGCGCACGACGCGGTCGGCGGCAATGTGGGGACCCAGCAGCTGATCGACGAGGCCCACAGGACGATCATGGAGGCGATCGAGCTCGCTGACTGGATCGAGGAGCGGCTGGCTCTCCTGAACGAGGCGAGCGAGCCTCCGGTCGTCGCTGCTGACCCGACCGAGCCCGCGGCGCTCGACCTGGCCGCCACACCCATCGGCCGCGACCTCGGTGTGTTCATCAGCCACGCCTCGGGTGACAAGGCCACCGTCGAGCGGATCGCCATGGGCCTCAAGGCCTTCGGGCACAAGAGCTGGTACTCGGAGTGGGAGCTCCAGACCGGCGACTCGATCGTCACGCGGATCGAGGCAGCGCTCGCTCGCAGCGACACGCTGCTGGTGGTCCTCAGCCAGAAGTCGGTGGTGTCGCAGTGGGTACGGCGCGAGCTGAACACCGCGTTGATGACCCAACTCAGCGGCGGCCACGACATCGAGGTGATCCCGGTGATCATCGAGGACTGCGAGATCCCACCGCTGCTGCGCGACATCTTCTACGTCGACCTTCGCTCGAACTTCGAGGAAGGCCTGCTGAAGCTGCTCGAGAAGCTGCGCCTGCGGAAGGAGCGCGCAAGCGCCGGCTAG
- a CDS encoding diaminopimelate decarboxylase produces CESGDVLVRDARVPSDLRVGDVLATPVTGAYGHSMGSSYNKTFRPPVVFARDGDARLVVRRENEQDLLRCDML; encoded by the coding sequence TGTGAGTCGGGCGACGTACTGGTTCGTGATGCCCGTGTCCCGTCGGACCTGCGCGTCGGCGACGTGCTGGCCACACCTGTGACCGGTGCGTACGGGCACTCGATGGGTTCCAGCTACAACAAGACGTTTCGCCCGCCGGTGGTCTTCGCCCGCGACGGGGATGCGCGCCTGGTCGTTCGTCGTGAGAACGAGCAGGATCTACTGCGTTGCGACATGCTCTAG
- a CDS encoding homoserine dehydrogenase → MTIDGQATVGVGLLGCGTVGSAVARILLEQGKVLAARTGIRFTVEAIVVSDVTKSRKWQPPLDLLTTDAAKVVASPDVDIVIELMGGVSPAAELIDRSLTAGKQVVTANKELLAWQGTELLQHAADSGTRLYFEAAVAGGIPLLRVLQLSLAAEPVELVAGIVNGTTNFILSSMAGDGTPYVDALATAKSMGYAEADPTADVEGHDAAAKAAVLARVAFGAELTPANVYREGIVGLPTVAFAIAQELGCTIKLLALVDRHPANGAVVARVHPTLVPLEHPLAAVNGAYNAVYVEGPWLGDAMFYGLGAGAAPTASAVVGDLVAAARGIPAPLPRPERRVVGTMDVLSARCCVVATGSDKPGVLSLVDQVFSTQDVSLATIAQSRYGDGPKIVLTTRAAPEHRLRAALRGLRDLDVIDAVDARIRFFDSENHDNPAEVGTPS, encoded by the coding sequence GTGACGATCGACGGGCAGGCGACGGTTGGCGTTGGGCTACTGGGCTGCGGCACGGTCGGATCCGCGGTCGCCCGGATCCTCCTCGAGCAGGGCAAGGTGCTGGCCGCCCGAACGGGGATCCGCTTCACGGTGGAGGCCATCGTCGTCAGCGACGTCACGAAGTCGAGGAAGTGGCAACCGCCCCTCGATCTGCTGACGACCGACGCGGCGAAAGTGGTGGCCAGCCCCGATGTCGACATCGTCATCGAGCTCATGGGCGGCGTCTCGCCCGCCGCCGAGCTGATCGACCGATCGTTGACTGCCGGCAAGCAGGTCGTCACCGCCAACAAGGAGCTCCTCGCCTGGCAGGGGACAGAGCTGTTGCAGCACGCGGCGGACTCGGGCACCCGCCTGTACTTCGAGGCCGCCGTCGCGGGCGGGATCCCCTTGCTGCGCGTCCTCCAGCTCTCGCTCGCGGCCGAGCCCGTCGAACTGGTCGCCGGCATCGTCAATGGGACGACCAACTTCATCCTGTCGTCGATGGCGGGGGACGGAACGCCCTACGTCGACGCCCTCGCGACCGCCAAGTCGATGGGCTACGCCGAGGCCGATCCGACTGCCGACGTCGAGGGGCACGACGCGGCGGCCAAGGCAGCGGTGCTCGCCCGCGTAGCCTTCGGGGCCGAGCTCACGCCTGCCAACGTCTATCGGGAGGGGATCGTCGGGCTTCCGACCGTGGCGTTCGCGATCGCGCAAGAGCTCGGGTGCACCATCAAGCTCCTCGCGCTCGTCGACCGCCATCCTGCGAACGGCGCGGTGGTGGCGCGCGTCCACCCCACGCTCGTGCCACTCGAACATCCGCTGGCCGCCGTCAACGGCGCATACAACGCGGTGTACGTCGAGGGCCCCTGGCTCGGCGACGCGATGTTCTACGGGCTGGGCGCCGGCGCAGCGCCGACTGCCAGCGCGGTCGTCGGCGATCTCGTGGCGGCGGCACGCGGCATCCCCGCGCCCCTCCCCCGGCCTGAGCGCCGGGTGGTCGGCACGATGGACGTCCTGTCGGCTCGGTGCTGCGTGGTGGCGACCGGCAGCGACAAGCCGGGTGTGCTCTCGCTCGTGGACCAGGTCTTCTCCACACAGGACGTGTCGTTGGCGACGATCGCGCAGTCGCGCTACGGCGACGGACCGAAGATCGTGCTGACCACGCGAGCCGCGCCGGAGCATCGGCTGCGCGCGGCCTTGCGCGGTCTGAGGGACCTCGACGTGATCGACGCCGTCGACGCGCGGATCCGCTTCTTCGACTCCGAGAACCACGACAACCCCGCGGAGGTTGGGACTCCCTCATGA
- a CDS encoding UDP-N-acetylmuramoyl-L-alanyl-D-glutamate--2,6-diaminopimelate ligase: MIENSAKPLSDLLSKLRPGYRWLHASGDSDRERVMVSHLSCSSGDARPGSLHFCIRGKEFDGHDFADEAIANGAVALVSGYQLRRTTPVPQIVVSNVREAMAQLASEFYSHPSKSCDVIGITGTNGKTTTAVMLAHLLTRLGVGTAVFGTLTGQRTTPESLVFQKRIANALASGLQAVVTEVTSHGLVQHRVDATEFRLAVFTNLSRDHLDFHQDMDDYFEAKAQLFDSGTSHAAAVNLSTEWGDRLARRVDTSRVHLFDTSKIEILGVDEHVVVEWRGEVVRMPRAPRFYVENAVTAAESALALGCAASAVAGAFEDLPRVVGRYEAIDAGQPFSVVVDFAHTPDALEKVLKDTAEMADSAPVTVVFGCGGERDPGKRAVMGAIADTHADRVIVTSDNPRGEDPGQIAADVVSGIPEDRRGLVDVVLDRREAIFAAVRRAEPGDVVVIAGKGHEQYQEIDSIRLPFRDQEVSRQAIQQWVATGTGRPLPD; this comes from the coding sequence ATGATCGAGAACTCCGCGAAGCCGTTAAGCGACCTCCTCAGCAAGCTGCGTCCCGGGTACCGGTGGCTGCACGCGTCCGGTGACAGCGATCGGGAACGGGTGATGGTGTCCCACCTGAGCTGCTCGAGTGGTGACGCACGGCCCGGCTCCCTCCACTTCTGCATCCGTGGCAAGGAGTTCGACGGCCACGACTTCGCCGACGAGGCGATCGCCAACGGTGCCGTGGCGTTGGTGTCCGGCTACCAGCTCCGGAGGACCACGCCGGTGCCCCAGATCGTGGTCAGCAACGTGCGAGAGGCGATGGCCCAGCTCGCGAGCGAGTTCTACTCCCATCCGTCGAAGTCGTGCGATGTCATCGGCATCACCGGCACGAACGGCAAGACCACCACGGCGGTGATGCTCGCGCACCTGTTGACACGCCTGGGAGTCGGGACGGCGGTCTTCGGCACGCTCACCGGCCAACGGACCACTCCGGAGTCCCTGGTCTTCCAGAAGCGGATTGCCAACGCCCTCGCCAGCGGCCTGCAGGCGGTGGTCACCGAAGTGACGTCGCACGGGCTCGTTCAGCACCGGGTCGATGCCACGGAGTTCCGCCTAGCAGTGTTCACCAACCTCAGCCGAGACCACCTTGACTTCCATCAGGACATGGACGACTACTTCGAGGCCAAGGCCCAGCTCTTCGACTCGGGGACCAGCCATGCAGCGGCCGTCAACCTGTCCACTGAGTGGGGCGATCGCCTGGCCCGGCGCGTCGATACCTCCCGCGTTCACCTGTTCGACACCTCCAAGATCGAGATCCTCGGGGTCGACGAACACGTCGTCGTGGAGTGGCGGGGCGAGGTGGTCCGGATGCCCCGCGCGCCACGGTTCTACGTGGAGAACGCAGTGACGGCGGCCGAATCGGCTCTCGCCCTGGGCTGTGCCGCATCCGCCGTGGCCGGAGCGTTCGAAGATCTGCCGAGGGTCGTGGGACGCTACGAGGCCATCGACGCGGGCCAACCGTTCTCCGTCGTGGTGGACTTCGCGCACACGCCCGATGCGCTCGAGAAGGTGCTGAAGGACACGGCGGAGATGGCGGACAGCGCACCGGTCACAGTCGTGTTCGGGTGCGGCGGTGAGCGCGACCCGGGCAAGCGAGCAGTGATGGGAGCCATCGCCGATACGCACGCCGACCGGGTGATCGTCACCTCCGACAATCCCCGGGGCGAGGACCCCGGACAGATCGCTGCCGACGTCGTGTCAGGGATCCCAGAGGACCGGCGTGGACTCGTCGACGTGGTCCTCGACCGCCGCGAGGCGATCTTCGCGGCCGTCCGGCGGGCCGAGCCGGGCGACGTCGTCGTGATCGCTGGCAAGGGCCACGAGCAGTACCAGGAGATCGACAGCATCCGGCTGCCGTTCCGCGACCAGGAGGTCAGCCGGCAGGCGATCCAACAGTGGGTCGCCACCGGTACCGGGCGGCCTCTACCCGACTAG
- the pgl gene encoding 6-phosphogluconolactonase, with protein sequence MVQPTMHGELVVVDDVPGEFAERVIEAFHRRPNDGFSIALSGGETARRCYERLADDAGSQIDWWQVDVYWGDERCVPLDSPDSNYRLGREALLERLGAVNANYPMRCDEGADPYQLRLGQLGRIDVVHLGLGADGHTASLFPDSPALDADPGRLVVMNADPSGRNPYPRMTLTYAGIERARLVLITVSGEEKSDALARIAAGEDLPAARVRAEQVLWLVDPAAAAKLP encoded by the coding sequence GTGGTTCAACCCACGATGCACGGCGAGCTGGTAGTCGTCGACGACGTTCCCGGCGAGTTCGCCGAGCGGGTCATCGAGGCCTTCCACCGCCGCCCCAACGACGGCTTCTCGATCGCCCTCTCCGGCGGTGAGACGGCGCGGCGCTGCTACGAGCGCCTCGCCGACGACGCCGGCAGCCAGATCGACTGGTGGCAGGTCGATGTCTACTGGGGCGACGAGCGCTGCGTGCCGCTCGACAGCCCCGACTCGAACTACCGGCTCGGCCGCGAGGCGCTGCTGGAGCGGCTGGGGGCGGTCAACGCCAACTACCCGATGCGCTGCGACGAGGGCGCCGACCCCTACCAGCTGCGGCTGGGGCAGCTGGGCCGCATCGACGTGGTGCACCTGGGGCTCGGCGCCGACGGGCACACGGCGTCGCTGTTCCCCGACTCGCCGGCGCTCGACGCCGACCCGGGGCGGCTGGTGGTGATGAACGCCGACCCGTCGGGCCGCAACCCCTACCCCCGCATGACGCTCACCTACGCCGGCATCGAGCGGGCCCGGCTGGTGCTGATCACGGTGTCGGGCGAGGAGAAGAGCGACGCCCTGGCCCGGATCGCCGCCGGCGAGGACCTCCCCGCGGCCCGCGTCCGCGCCGAGCAGGTGCTCTGGCTGGTCGACCCGGCCGCCGCCGCCAAGCTCCCCTAG